One window of the Vigna radiata var. radiata cultivar VC1973A chromosome 1, Vradiata_ver6, whole genome shotgun sequence genome contains the following:
- the LOC106772451 gene encoding E3 ubiquitin-protein ligase RING1-like, protein MSSAGGDGTSGEPRQYFCHQCNRTVSVTPSPSSDLLCPNCNGGFLEELEIPNPNPIPIPSNPFFPDFPLTGTTAIPLIFPGGTGQPFDDFSTLSGTRSDAATADTALAPFVLLQNYLQTLRAAGGGGNLQLVIESGDPGGAFRFPGITHGDYFFGTGLEELIQHLAENDPNRYGTPPASKKAVEGLPDVSVTDELLASDSSQCAVCKDTFELGETAKQMPCKHIYHADCILPWLELHNSCPVCRYELPTDDPDYEQRAHRGSGGGSGGGSGGTGSGVAPQVNWNLAVGPGGSADSSGGGDNSQRRRFRVALPWPFRQSVSSGAETSNVGGANNDDNSINGGETNSGQSNSENRGNRNFESETRQEDLD, encoded by the coding sequence ATGTCTTCTGCCGGCGGCGACGGTACCTCCGGCGAGCCTCGCCAATACTTCTGTCACCAGTGCAATCGCACCGTTTCTGTTACCCCTTCCCCGTCCTCCGATCTTCTCTGCCCCAATTGCAACGGCGGCTTCCTCGAAGAACTCGAaatccctaaccctaaccctatcCCTATCCCGTCCAATCCTTTCTTCCCCGACTTCCCTCTCACCGGGACCACCGCCATTCCTCTCATCTTCCCTGGAGGAACTGGCCAGCCCTTCGACGATTTCTCCACCCTCTCCGGCACTCGATCTGACGCCGCCACCGCCGATACTGCCCTCGCCCCCTTTGTGCTCCTCCAGAACTACTTGCAAACCCTAAGAGCCGCTGGCGGCGGTGGAAACCTTCAACTGGTGATTGAGTCCGGCGACCCCGGCGGAGCGTTTCGGTTTCCTGGCATCACCCACGGTGACTACTTCTTCGGGACGGGCCTTGAGGAGCTGATCCAGCACCTTGCCGAGAACGATCCGAACCGCTATGGCACCCCACCGGCTTCTAAGAAGGCGGTGGAGGGGCTGCCGGACGTCTCCGTCACCGACGAGCTGCTTGCGTCGGATTCCTCACAATGTGCAGTGTGCAAAGACACGTTCGAACTCGGTGAAACCGCGAAGCAGATGCCCTGTAAGCATATATATCACGCGGACTGCATTTTACCTTGGTTAGAATTGCATAATTCCTGTCCCGTTTGTCGGTATGAGCTGCCCACAGATGATCCTGATTACGAGCAGAGGGCTCATCGTGGTAGCGGTGGCGGTAGTGGAGGCGGTAGTGGTGGTACCGGCAGTGGGGTGGCTCCCCAGGTGAATTGGAACCTGGCTGTGGGGCCTGGTGGTTCTGCGGATTCGTCTGGTGGAGGAGACAATTCCCAGCGGAGGAGGTTTAGGGTGGCTTTGCCATGGCCCTTCAGGCAATCTGTTTCTTCTGGTGCTGAGACAAGTAATGTTGGCGGTGCCAACAATGATGACAACAGTATAAATGGTGGGGAAACCAATAGTGGGCAATCAAATTCTGAAAACAGGGGAAATCGGAACTTTGAGTCGGAGACCAGACAGGAAGATCTAGATTGA